Proteins from a single region of Candidatus Woesearchaeota archaeon:
- a CDS encoding type II secretion system F family protein, translated as MDIVHTILHFYPKVKTDLRMAYMKDRPDIYIKKSLKGAATFGMGMTIFFFFMFQTFKVNLIFLLPTFIILCIGFFHFFLLVPKQRILKRQRDLDREVLFAGRYLLVKLNSGVPLLNALLDASKSYGVAKQYFKEIVDEINLGTPIEKAIDNAVKYSPSVKFRKIMFQIGNAVKVGVDVSRSLSDTLEEITNEQMSDIQAYGKKLNSLALFYMLLAVVVPSLGMTIFIVIGTLVNFLTPDTAPRLFGVVLGFLVFIQFIFVSIFKTTRLSVNI; from the coding sequence ATGGATATTGTTCATACGATCTTGCATTTTTATCCTAAGGTAAAAACAGATCTTCGTATGGCATATATGAAAGATCGACCAGATATCTACATTAAAAAGTCCCTTAAAGGAGCAGCAACCTTTGGTATGGGTATGACGATATTCTTCTTTTTTATGTTTCAAACATTTAAGGTAAATCTTATCTTTCTTCTGCCGACCTTTATTATTTTATGTATTGGTTTCTTCCATTTTTTTCTGCTGGTGCCAAAACAAAGGATATTAAAACGCCAGCGTGATCTTGACCGGGAAGTGCTTTTCGCGGGAAGATATTTACTGGTAAAATTAAACTCCGGTGTTCCTTTATTAAACGCGCTGTTGGATGCCTCTAAGAGTTATGGTGTTGCTAAACAATATTTCAAAGAAATAGTTGATGAAATTAATCTTGGAACACCGATTGAAAAAGCTATTGATAATGCAGTAAAATATTCTCCGTCAGTTAAATTCAGAAAAATAATGTTTCAAATAGGAAATGCCGTTAAAGTAGGCGTTGATGTAAGCAGGTCATTATCTGATACGCTGGAAGAAATTACCAATGAGCAAATGTCTGACATTCAAGCGTATGGTAAAAAATTAAATTCTCTTGCTTTATTTTATATGTTGCTCGCAGTTGTTGTTCCTTCGTTGGGGATGACAATATTTATTGTTATTGGCACGTTGGTAAATTTCTTAACTCCCGATACAGCTCCGCGTTTATTCGGCGTAGTATTGGGATTCCTTGTTTTTATTCAATTTATTTTTGTATCAATATTTAAAACAACAAGATTATCGGTGAATATATGA
- a CDS encoding type II secretion system F family protein, whose translation MKLFFTDEFGKAFVPRKARPYLHRYLFKAGIYHDPYNFFGILFYISYLLTIILYFRYFWEPIKTQALHMVFVYAFLIWLILPLALVGFFTLFVYFYIDIRIFNRTRKMEEVLPDFLATVSSNLKGGLSFENALWLSIKPRFGVLAHEIALAAKKVMTGNDVDEALQDFASKYDSPMLKRTVDLIVGEIASGGKIADIMDDIVHSLKKTKALKDEMNAAVISYMIFIAAIVIFIAPLLFALSFNLLSVIQGVTSMLSSSTAGASGFSSFLGSASGKKLDPQLFINFSRWAVAIIAFFSSMIVAILEKGNVKAGVKYIPIFLISSQVMYTIFMAVFGFVFGNFIKI comes from the coding sequence ATGAAGCTTTTTTTTACTGATGAATTTGGAAAAGCATTTGTTCCAAGAAAAGCGCGGCCTTATCTTCACAGATATTTATTCAAGGCAGGAATTTATCATGATCCTTACAATTTCTTTGGCATTCTTTTCTACATTTCTTATTTATTGACTATTATCCTTTACTTCAGATATTTTTGGGAGCCGATTAAAACGCAGGCTCTTCATATGGTATTTGTCTATGCATTTCTTATCTGGCTTATTCTTCCGCTGGCACTGGTAGGTTTTTTCACGTTGTTTGTTTATTTTTATATTGATATTAGAATTTTTAACCGAACAAGAAAAATGGAAGAAGTTCTCCCTGATTTTCTCGCAACAGTTTCTTCAAACTTAAAAGGTGGTTTGTCGTTTGAAAATGCATTATGGCTTTCGATTAAGCCGCGGTTTGGTGTTTTAGCTCATGAGATTGCGCTTGCGGCAAAGAAAGTAATGACGGGAAATGATGTTGACGAGGCATTGCAGGATTTCGCGAGCAAATATGATTCTCCTATGTTAAAAAGAACGGTTGATTTGATTGTCGGTGAGATTGCAAGCGGAGGAAAAATCGCCGATATTATGGATGATATTGTGCATAGTTTAAAGAAAACAAAGGCATTAAAAGATGAAATGAATGCAGCTGTCATCTCATATATGATTTTTATTGCAGCTATTGTTATATTCATTGCGCCATTATTATTTGCCCTTTCATTCAATCTTTTGAGTGTAATTCAAGGTGTTACGAGCATGCTATCAAGTTCAACAGCTGGAGCTTCAGGATTCTCATCATTTTTAGGCAGCGCCTCAGGTAAGAAACTTGATCCTCAGCTTTTCATTAATTTCTCAAGATGGGCAGTTGCTATCATTGCTTTCTTTTCGTCAATGATTGTTGCAATATTAGAAAAGGGAAATGTCAAAGCTGGTGTTAAATACATCCCTATTTTTTTAATTTCATCGCAAGTGATGTATACTATTTTTATGGCAGTCTTTGGATTTGTCTTTGGGAATTTTATTAAAATATAG